One Faecalispora anaeroviscerum genomic window carries:
- a CDS encoding tartrate dehydrogenase — MQVHKIAVIPGDGIGPEVISEGCKVLEHVARLDGGFRFEFTTFPWGCEYYLKNGRMMAEDGIEQLSGFDAIFLGAVGFPGVPDHISLWGLLLTIRKSFDQYVNLRPVKLLRGAPCPLKDVKREDVDMVFVRENSEGEYAGSGSWLYRDTPHEVVLQNGVFSRHGCERIMRYAFELARREQKTLTSVSKGNALNYSMVFWDQIFAEVSREYPDVKTASYLVDAASMMMVKRPEAFEVVVTSNLFGDILTDLGAAIAGGMGLAAGANINPERKYPSMFEPIHGSAPDIAGRQIANPLATVWAASQMLDFFHHEAWGKRLLDVVEDVLTEGKALTPDMGGAATTAQVGDAIVSRLG; from the coding sequence TTGCAGGTTCATAAAATTGCGGTCATTCCCGGCGACGGGATTGGCCCCGAGGTGATTTCAGAAGGCTGTAAGGTGCTGGAGCATGTGGCCCGGCTGGACGGCGGATTTCGGTTTGAGTTCACCACCTTCCCGTGGGGATGTGAGTATTACCTGAAGAACGGAAGGATGATGGCAGAGGACGGGATCGAACAGCTCAGCGGCTTTGATGCTATTTTTCTCGGTGCCGTCGGTTTTCCCGGGGTTCCGGATCATATTTCTCTCTGGGGGTTGCTCCTTACAATCCGCAAAAGCTTCGATCAGTACGTCAATCTTCGCCCGGTCAAGCTGCTGCGCGGCGCGCCCTGCCCACTGAAAGATGTGAAGCGGGAAGATGTCGACATGGTTTTCGTGCGTGAGAACAGCGAGGGAGAATACGCAGGGAGCGGAAGCTGGCTTTATCGTGATACCCCCCATGAGGTAGTACTCCAGAATGGCGTATTCTCCCGGCACGGCTGCGAGCGGATCATGCGCTACGCGTTTGAGCTGGCGCGCCGGGAACAAAAAACGCTGACCAGTGTGAGCAAGGGGAATGCGCTGAACTATTCCATGGTGTTTTGGGACCAGATTTTTGCCGAGGTAAGCCGGGAGTACCCAGATGTAAAAACAGCCTCCTATCTGGTGGATGCGGCCAGTATGATGATGGTCAAGCGTCCTGAAGCGTTCGAGGTAGTGGTCACTTCAAACCTGTTCGGCGATATTCTCACCGACCTTGGCGCCGCGATTGCCGGTGGTATGGGCCTTGCGGCAGGCGCAAATATCAACCCCGAACGCAAATACCCTTCCATGTTTGAGCCAATTCATGGTTCGGCGCCCGACATTGCCGGCCGCCAGATCGCAAATCCGCTCGCTACCGTTTGGGCCGCCAGCCAGATGCTGGATTTCTTTCACCACGAGGCCTGGGGCAAGCGGCTTTTAGACGTGGTAGAGGACGTTCTGACGGAAGGGAAGGCTCTCACCCCTGATATGGGCGGAGCCGCAACCACGGCGCAGGTGGGAGACGCCATCGTGTCCCGTTTGGGCTGA
- a CDS encoding chemotaxis protein CheA produces MDNNMESLLEVYLFETNGLLTHLDEILLRCEQAGDFDSESIDEIFRIMHTIKGSSAMMQFDSIATVTHKMEDLFYFVREHGISSEYNEPLTDLMFKSSDFLKTEVEKIENNEPLITNIGSLEEEINSFLKKISGEAPEEPVAAVQPSAPAEPTAAESVRAPAQIAPVQVQQPASDSGEEYPFPVRVFFEEETEMVHLRAMLLVHAIVETGTPVRSVPEKLDSNPAAADEIGKDGLLLMFRTKEEMESSLKIIENFVYTKNYTVLSPLTQQKEQVKNAKEEKTAASTEPAANNGNGNHPAVKQNLINVNLSKLDNLMDLVGEIVITESMVTASHSVQSSESGVDNSYTKASRQLRKLTDELQEIVMSIRMVPISGVFQKMRRIVRDMSKNLEKDAELVLVGEDTEVDKSIVDSINDPIMHVVRNAMDHGLEDKQARAASGKPAKGTITLTAQNTGGEILISIEDDGQGIDRDAVLAKAKRQGMLKKSEKEYSNREVYNFLLMPGFSTNEVVTEYSGRGVGMDVVKKNVEKVGGDVTISSEYGKGTKVLFKIPLTLAIVNGMKVSVGDTMFIIPTNNIKQLVKVTSDQVLYDTSGNEIITMRNQYYPLIRLHSVFGLEPKVKTLEDSIVVQVENHEKVYCILADDLLGEQQVVVKGLPAYLNQFNIKESGISGGAVLGDGSISLILDVVNLYNNN; encoded by the coding sequence ATGGATAACAATATGGAATCTTTGCTGGAAGTTTATTTGTTCGAAACCAACGGCTTGCTGACACATCTGGATGAAATTCTTCTTCGCTGCGAGCAGGCGGGTGATTTTGATTCGGAAAGTATCGACGAGATCTTCCGCATCATGCACACAATCAAAGGGTCTTCTGCGATGATGCAGTTTGACAGCATAGCGACGGTAACTCATAAGATGGAGGACCTGTTCTATTTTGTAAGAGAACACGGCATTTCTTCGGAGTACAACGAGCCGCTTACAGACTTGATGTTCAAATCCAGTGATTTTTTGAAAACAGAAGTCGAGAAAATCGAAAACAATGAACCGCTTATTACAAATATCGGCAGTTTAGAGGAAGAAATTAATTCTTTCCTCAAAAAGATTTCCGGAGAAGCGCCGGAAGAGCCCGTTGCGGCTGTGCAGCCGAGCGCCCCGGCGGAGCCGACAGCCGCAGAGTCTGTTCGCGCTCCGGCCCAGATCGCTCCAGTACAGGTTCAGCAGCCTGCCTCCGACAGCGGGGAGGAATATCCTTTCCCGGTGCGCGTGTTCTTTGAAGAAGAAACAGAGATGGTTCACCTGCGAGCCATGCTTCTGGTGCATGCGATCGTTGAAACCGGCACACCGGTGCGCAGCGTACCGGAGAAACTGGATTCCAATCCCGCCGCCGCAGATGAAATTGGAAAAGACGGGCTTCTGCTGATGTTCCGCACCAAAGAAGAAATGGAGTCCTCGCTCAAGATCATTGAAAATTTTGTATATACTAAAAATTATACTGTTCTTTCACCGCTGACGCAACAGAAAGAGCAGGTTAAAAACGCAAAAGAGGAAAAGACGGCTGCAAGCACAGAGCCTGCCGCAAATAATGGCAACGGGAATCATCCGGCCGTGAAGCAGAATCTGATCAACGTCAACCTGTCGAAGCTCGACAATTTGATGGATCTTGTCGGCGAAATTGTTATCACAGAATCGATGGTGACGGCCTCACATTCCGTGCAGTCCAGCGAAAGCGGAGTAGATAACAGCTACACCAAGGCTTCGCGCCAGCTGCGCAAGCTCACGGATGAACTACAGGAGATCGTCATGTCCATCCGGATGGTCCCGATTTCGGGTGTATTCCAGAAAATGCGCCGTATCGTGCGAGATATGAGCAAAAATCTGGAGAAGGACGCGGAGCTTGTGCTGGTCGGCGAGGATACTGAGGTTGATAAGTCCATTGTTGACAGCATCAACGATCCGATCATGCACGTGGTGCGCAACGCGATGGATCATGGGCTGGAGGATAAACAGGCCCGTGCCGCGAGCGGAAAGCCGGCCAAGGGAACCATTACCCTCACAGCGCAAAATACCGGCGGTGAAATCCTGATTTCCATTGAGGACGATGGTCAGGGAATCGACCGCGACGCGGTATTGGCCAAGGCCAAGCGCCAGGGCATGCTCAAAAAGAGCGAAAAGGAATATTCGAACCGCGAGGTTTACAATTTTCTCCTGATGCCCGGGTTTTCCACCAACGAGGTGGTTACCGAATATTCGGGCCGCGGCGTCGGAATGGACGTTGTGAAGAAGAACGTGGAGAAGGTCGGCGGCGACGTGACGATCTCAAGCGAGTACGGCAAGGGAACGAAGGTGCTGTTCAAGATTCCGCTCACTTTGGCAATTGTCAACGGCATGAAGGTTTCTGTGGGCGACACCATGTTTATCATCCCTACCAACAATATTAAGCAGTTGGTCAAGGTCACGTCTGATCAGGTGCTGTACGATACCAGCGGCAATGAAATCATCACTATGCGCAACCAGTATTATCCGCTCATTCGTCTGCACTCTGTGTTCGGGCTTGAGCCCAAGGTGAAAACGCTGGAGGATTCTATCGTTGTGCAGGTAGAAAATCACGAAAAGGTGTACTGTATCCTCGCGGATGACCTTCTCGGAGAACAGCAGGTTGTGGTAAAGGGTCTGCCCGCATACCTCAATCAATTTAACATTAAAGAAAGCGGGATTTCCGGCGGGGCTGTACTGGGCGACGGTAGCATCAGCTTGATTCTCGATGTAGTCAACCTTTACAATAACAATTAG
- a CDS encoding EscU/YscU/HrcU family type III secretion system export apparatus switch protein — MSQYNNKQRAAALRYSEAENHAPIVVAAGVGYTASKIIEVAQESNIPVYQDDALASLLSQMNMGTEVPPELYQAVADLYLYFLNYGEQEATPAAANAKKVSPPPEMPDFSEE; from the coding sequence ATGTCACAGTATAACAACAAGCAGCGCGCAGCTGCCCTGCGCTATTCCGAGGCGGAAAACCATGCTCCGATCGTCGTGGCTGCGGGCGTAGGCTACACTGCGTCCAAAATCATAGAAGTTGCGCAGGAAAGCAATATTCCCGTTTATCAGGACGACGCGCTGGCCTCTCTGCTGTCACAGATGAATATGGGGACTGAAGTTCCGCCGGAGCTGTACCAGGCCGTGGCCGATCTGTACCTGTATTTTCTCAATTATGGTGAGCAGGAGGCAACCCCGGCTGCTGCCAACGCCAAAAAGGTTTCCCCACCACCTGAAATGCCGGACTTCTCGGAAGAATAA
- a CDS encoding chemotaxis protein CheW has product MNNNLNPVLSLTEETAAKQNTSEKYLTFYIDGQIFAIPSSQVVEIVRIQSITLMPKLPSYVRGVINLRGKIVPLIDIRLKLSKPELEYSDQTSIVVTQSEDATIGLIVDSVDDVTDISTADVNETPSLGREKSNPFVNGIVTLSKGPALLLNLRRILTENEEEHAHSKAEADESESEGA; this is encoded by the coding sequence ATGAATAATAATTTAAATCCGGTTCTCTCTCTGACAGAAGAAACCGCAGCAAAACAAAACACGTCTGAAAAATATCTGACCTTTTATATCGACGGCCAGATTTTTGCAATTCCCAGCAGTCAAGTGGTTGAAATCGTACGCATTCAGTCGATTACGCTAATGCCCAAGCTGCCCTCATATGTAAGGGGAGTGATCAATCTGCGCGGCAAGATTGTGCCGCTGATTGATATTCGGCTGAAGCTTTCTAAACCTGAGCTGGAATACAGCGACCAGACAAGCATTGTGGTAACACAGTCGGAGGACGCCACCATTGGCCTGATCGTTGACAGTGTGGATGATGTTACTGACATTTCTACCGCGGACGTAAACGAAACGCCAAGTCTTGGCCGTGAAAAAAGCAATCCCTTTGTCAACGGGATCGTGACTCTTTCTAAAGGGCCAGCCCTACTGCTGAACCTGCGGCGAATCCTGACCGAAAACGAAGAGGAACACGCACATAGTAAAGCGGAGGCTGACGAATCGGAGAGCGAGGGAGCCTGA
- a CDS encoding chemotaxis protein CheW — translation MEDTINTIDTIDFLDTANQELDGKYLTFFLDNQLFGVPISDVVQIIGMQEITPVPDSPVYAKGIINLRGSIIPLIDIRLRFGKPELEYNDRTCIIVTKLEETYIGFLVDSVNEVSVIEEENISATPTVISGNSTNTYVTGIGRLHGKVVLLVDPKKILNNEEMKQVEKVLDQL, via the coding sequence ATGGAAGATACCATCAATACCATCGATACCATTGACTTTCTGGACACAGCCAATCAGGAGCTTGACGGAAAATATTTGACTTTTTTTCTGGACAACCAACTCTTCGGCGTTCCGATTTCAGATGTGGTTCAAATTATCGGCATGCAGGAGATTACCCCTGTACCGGATTCGCCCGTTTATGCCAAAGGCATCATCAATCTGCGTGGCAGCATCATCCCGCTGATTGATATTCGGCTGCGCTTCGGCAAGCCTGAACTGGAATACAACGACCGCACCTGCATTATTGTGACAAAGCTAGAAGAAACCTATATCGGTTTTCTGGTAGACTCCGTCAATGAGGTTTCGGTCATTGAAGAAGAAAACATCTCGGCTACCCCAACCGTGATTTCCGGCAACAGCACCAACACCTATGTAACCGGAATTGGGCGGCTGCACGGCAAGGTCGTTCTGCTGGTAGACCCGAAAAAAATTCTGAACAACGAGGAAATGAAACAGGTAGAAAAGGTACTGGATCAACTGTAA